A portion of the Rhizoctonia solani chromosome 6, complete sequence genome contains these proteins:
- a CDS encoding Helicase conserved C-terminal domain gives MGPSFDVLSSIKSVFPHVEKPTQVQGRLIPAIMQGHDVILMDETGKTFGSVLALLPEIARPNTGITTLHCSHRDLAYQIESWCQKLVTSQPSTSIDPSTVVRVIARPNTTLKYLRRSETTLLASWCQPRVDEVENPLAISQSAAPELSHPEAAQPSITTSSPHVGGTTTQAADGHDERDANPPCAVMVIQANGWMSERVVRILEFKKRSSRASLSLANTKKLIQVPKKESEEFCPGILRGILSGDPEAILGLLDREGDGATLGSRPGPTYQLPTRLAKGITLPPSILEAVATSVALDVSHRALLVIPNGVSIGPVVEALRELGVEARTLNLKDEIEHVSNRLENEQEVHSKPSSATTSSDRSLAEDEGEDFVSNPTLLIATTTAVRGIDIPTLSHVYIVGGLESEEIYRHVAGRAGRFGMPGTVISL, from the exons ATGGGCCCAAGTTTCGATGTCTTATCTTCCATAAAATCTGTATTCCCGCACGTTGAGAAGCCCACGCAGGTCCAAGGAAGGCTTATACCAGCCATCATGCAGGGCCACGATGTTATACTCATGGACGAGACTGGAAA GACTTTTGGGAGCGTCCTCGCACTTCTTCCTGAGATAGCTCGACCTAATACTGGAATAACGACACTACATTGTTCTCATCGGGATTTGGCGTACCAAATTGAATCATGGTGTCAAAAGCTAGTCACCTCTCAGCCATCCACGTCGATCGACCCATCCACCGTAGTTCGAGTTATCGCTCGTCCGAATACTACCCTCAAATATTTGCGCAGATCCGAAACAACCCTCCTCGCATCCTGGTGTCAACCCCGG GTTGACGAGGTTGAAAATCCCCTTGCGATATCACAAAGTGCAGCTCCGGAACTATCACACCCCGAGGCCGCTCAGCCATCGATAACTACTTCTTCGCCTCATGTGGGAGGGACGACGACCCAAGCCGCAGATGGTCATGATGAGCGCGACGCTAACCCTCCATGTGCGGTCATGGTTATTCAAGCAAACGGATGGATGTCAGAACGTGTGGTCAGGATACTGGAATTCAAGAAAAGATCGAGTCGGGCGAGTTTGAGTCTAGCGAAC ACCAAGAAGCTGATTCAAGTTCCGAAGAAGGAGAGCGAGGAATTTTGTCCGGGGATCCTGCGAGGAATTTTGTCCGGGGATCCTGAAGCCATCCTGGGACTTTTGGACCGGGAAGGCGATGGAGCTACTCTTGGCAGTCGACCAGGCCCGACGTATCAATTGCCCACACGACTCGCTAAAGGGATTACATTGCCTCCTAGCATCCTAGAAGCTGTCGCAACATCTGTCGCGCTCGACGTCAGCCACCGTGCACTTTTGGTGATTCCAAATGGAGTCTCAATCGGCCCGGTTGTGGAGGCCCTCAGAGAACTTGGTGTGGAGGCACGCACCTTGAACCTCAAAGACGAAATCGAACATGTCTCAAATCGACTTGAAAACGAACAGGAAGTGCACTCCAAACCAAGTTCTGCAACAACTTCATCCGATCGTTCACTTGCCGAGGACGAAGGCGAAGATTTTGTATCGAATCCGACTTTGCTCATTGCAACGACCACGGCCGTACGCGGAATCGATATACCAACGCTTTCGCACGTTTATATCGTTGGAGGATTGGAATCAGAAGAAATTTATCGTCACGTTGCTGGTCGTGCGGGACGCTTTGGGATGCCAGGAACCGTCATCTCGTTGTAG
- a CDS encoding 37S ribosomal protein S22, mitochondrial — protein sequence MYRRTSIVNFCGDDCNCAPDTCKAGKQLTFGQSGIDQSDQELRASSSQNPRKHYFSNVGPPNDTYEPITETDSRETFPALVPSFRFTQHPPVDFLHDDESSQSIRAESFSLNGALLSPTPVTSLMLVEVERRLDVFIFRCCFATSAWQARQLVVHGKLN from the exons ATGTATCGCAGAACGTCCATCGTTAACTTCTGCGGT GATGACTGCAACTG CGCTCCTGATACCTGCAA AGCTGGAAAGCAGTTAACCTTTGGTCAATCTGGAATCGATCAATCGGACCAGGAACTGCGGGCGTCAAGTTCACAAAATCCTCGAAAACACTATTTCAGCAACGTTGGGCCGCCAAACGATACATACGAGCCTATCACGGAGACTGATAGCAGAGAAACGTTTCCAGCGCTGGTTCCTTCCTTCAGGTTTACCCAGCACCCGCCCGTCGACTTCCTCCACGACGACGAAAGCAGTCAATCTATACGGGCAGAAAGCTTCAGTCTCAACGGAGCTCTACTCAGTCCCACACCCGTGACAAGTTTGATGCTCGTCGAAGTCGAGCGACGATTGGATGTGTTTATCTTCAGATGCTGTTTTGCGACTAGTGCATGGCAGGCACGGCAACTTGTGGTCCACGGCAAGTTAAACTAA